The sequence tttttttgtttagcttttttttttggtgtttagcttttttttttggtgtttagcttttttttttggtgtttagcttttttttttggtgtttagcttttttttttggtgtttagcttttttttttggtgtttagcttttttttttggtgtttagcttttttttttggtgtttagctttttttttttggtgtttagcttttttttttggtgtttagcttttttttttggtgtttagcttttttttttggtgtttagctttttttttttggtgtttagctttttttttggtgtttagcttttttttttggtgtttagcTTAGttatttgttttgttggggttttttttgtttgttcttttttgggttttttttggggtgttttgtttttgttttggtttggtttttttgttttgttttggttttttgttttgttttggtttttttgttttggtttggtttttttgttttggtttggtttttttgttttggtttggtttttttgttttggtttggtttttttgttttggtttggtttttttgttttggtttggtttttttgttttggtttggtttttttgttttggtttgtgggGTGTGTATTGTGGTTTCTTgtgttaggggtttttttggtgtttaaaGTAAATATGGTGGGGAGAAAGTTAAACTTCAAGCAGATGTAGAACACACCAAAGAAACAGCTTTGTTGTGTGTTGCTGGAGACTCAGCCTACTAAATAATCAATTGTttacttgtttttttttatttgtagcATATAGACAAAAGAAATGTCACAATGACAGTTTTGGAAAGGTGCTCTAATGAGAACATAAGCACTACTGGATAGCACTGAAAGCTGGGTGAATATCTTGCATGGCATGAGCTTTCTTTCTCTGGGgtctgctgctccagctgaggAGTCTGGCATTTGCCACAGCACAGTGGGGGAGAAATGGGCTGGTCAAACTGTATCAAGTTTGCACTTAATTATTGAAAGAGTTTGTTAATATCCAGATCTCTTCATGCTTTGTAAATTTCAGTGTTGGCGCCACATTTTTATTTAACTTGGAACATGAAACTGACCACGTAAGAAATCAGCGTTTGTTTACTATTTGTTGTCCtactttttcatttaaaaacacaGATCCAGCAGAAATAAAAAGTTGTTTTCAGTTGCTAGTCCTTTATTTCATGTTGGAAATCAATGTGTTCTGCTGACGTGGGAATAATGTGGCAATGTGAAGTCAAAGTGTGGTTTTTGATGGGCTGTTCAAACTCCAGGTGAAGATTAAGTCTTGTAGAGATTGGAGATGTAAATTGATTACTCAGCCTCATTCAGGGAGGGGAGCCCAAGGCAAATTTGAGAGGTTTTTCTCATGCTTTGTTTTCAATGATTTCCTAGGAAAGACTAATGCTGCTcacctgtgccatgggtgctggcAACTCTAGGTGTGTGTGTGGTAACACCagtcctggaggaggagatggtgccCTTCGCACACTGCTCCTGACCATAATTCTAATTTGAAACAGAGATGGGAATGACCTTTATGAGGGATCTGGAGGAGCCGCCCCTTAGGGACGTGGGGCCGTGTCCCTCACGGAGGGAGCGTTTTCCCGCCCTCGGGGTCGGGCGCTCTCCCCTCACAGGAGGAGCAGTTTTTCCTTACAGGGAGAGCTGTGCCACCCCTGGCTATCAGGTGTTTTCCCACACAGGCAGAGCTGTCACCCCTGGCTATCAGGTGTTTTCCCACACAGGCAGAGCTGTCACCCCTGGCTATCAGGTGTTTTCCCACACAGGCAGAGCTGTGTCACCCCTTGCTATCAGGTGTTTCCCCTCACAGGAGGAACGGTGTTTCCCCTCACAGGGAGAGCTGTGCCACCCCTGGCTGTCAGGTATTTTCCCTCACAGGGAGAGCTGTGCAACCCCTCGCTGTCAGGTATTTTCCCTCACAGGCAGTGCTGTGTCACCCCTGGCTTTCAGGTTTTTCCCCTCACAGGAGGAGCGATGTTTCCCCTTGCAGAGAGAGCTGTGCAACCCCTCGCTGTCAAGTATTTTCCCTCACAGGCAATGCTGTGTCACCCCTCGCAGTCAGGTGCTTTCCCCCCCACAGGGAGGAGCTGTGTCACCCCTCGCTGTCAGGTGTTTCCCTCACAGGCACAGCTGTGTCACTCCTGGCTATCAGGTGTTTCCCCTCACAGGGAGAGCGGTGTCACCCCTCGCTGTTAGGTATTTCCCCTCACAGGAGGAGCGATGTTTCTCCTCGCCGCTGTCGGCCGTTCGCTCCTCACACTCGGGGCTCTCTTTGGGGTGCCGTGGCCCGCCCCATTTTCACGTGAGGCGGCCGCTTGCGCGGTAAGCTTGAGCCTCTCGCGCTCCCGTCCGGGTGCCGCTTGTTCGCGGAGCAGCGGCGGCTGCCACAGCGGCTCTTCCTTCGCTGCTGCCATGTCCGCCCCGGCCAGAGTCTCCGGCGCACTCAAATCCGTGGATTACGAAGTGTTTGGGCGGGTGCAAGGTAATGGCGGGCTGAGGGGCTGCCGGGCGAGGGGCGCCGCGCTGAGGCGGCGGCACCGCGCGTGCGCGGGGTGGGAGCGGCCTGAGGGGAGGCGGGAGCCCGCGCCGCGTACCCGGGGGGACGCGAAAGTTTTTTGgttgtggggtttgtttgtttgtttttaaattttaaatcgtTGTAAACATTCCCCTGCCCTAAGGCtcggcagctcctggagcacaggCCGCCCTGTCCAAAGTAGTTCCCATTCCGCTCGTGGCTTCTGTCAGCGCCGGTGTGTGGAAATGCCCTTCCCGTCCTTCCCATTCACACATCGCGTCATTTTCACTTAAATGCATGTATTATTTCACTTAAATACATGAATGTGTTAATATAATAATCGTGTGACGAAGGGAAGGCTTAAACACAAGTCCTGATCAGTTTCCCTGATATTAACGCCACTGAAATTTACATAGTAGAACACCACGGGGTGACTTGCATGCACATCATTGCTCCTTTATATAAACTGAAATTCCTGCAGGTGATATACTTTGACAGGACtctaatttcccttttttttttttttttttcttttttaggtgTTTGTTTCAGGATGGTAAGGCAAAGCTGGATTTGCTGGCTACTTTATGGTATAATGTTTCCAGTGCTAAAAATAAGGCAGCAGGTCTGTGGAGTGTAAATGTATCCAGCCTGAACTTTGGTTGGATGGTTAAGTACTCTGAGTAGACTTAAAATGGTTttatattaaaatggatttttaaaagctTAATAAAGTGCTGCTTGTATAGATTGTGGTTTGGATTACTTGTGATGTAACAGCCACAAGAATGTTGTAACACCTTAATCTTTAGAAAGGTTAAATAGGAAATAAGGTGTTTAATTTTTCAAGTGGCAACTCAGTGCCTGTACTTAAGGAAGGTTACTGGGGAAAAATTTGTTACAAATATGCACTTTGTGGCTCCTTCCCTGAGCAAGTGACTCTAGCAGCTCTGAAGTGCAGCGGGTGGTTTTGCATTTCACAGAAACCCACGAAACAAGAGGACACAATTAAAGTAAGAACAGTGGTTTTGTCACAAATTAGTGCCCCATGCTTAATATTAAACCTGAGAGATTTTATGTATAGTTTATATTGTGAAATAGTGCCAAGTGGAAATGAACAGAGGACTGCAGTGGAGTTTGCCTTGAATTTAGTTATTCCATCTAGAAGAAAGGGTGAATCCAAGCTTGCTGTGCCTTGTTTTGAGCTGACCCAAAGCTGTGTGAGCACACAGCTCAGTGCTAGTACTGAGGAGAAGGTTTGCAGCTGCATTCCTGTGCTTTTGGGCAAATTAGTTTGGAGAAGCTGCTCTTGATCACCTTGGAAAACACTCTTCAGAGTTAGCACCGCTTTTTCATTGGCTACATCACCCCAAAGCAGGTTTTGTCTTTTGGAATGGGTCATACCGACCTAAAGTTTGGCTCTTGCTATTTGTGAATTTCATCACAACTGGGTGGCTGGGAAACCATAATTTTTAGGTATTGCAGAAATATGCCTTTTTCCACCCTAGCTATTAAATTATGACCTTTGCTGTTGTCAGTAGAAATGCAGCAGCTGTGGGTAGGATTTAAAGGGTGAAAGTCAGGTGGAAAGGATTTGAAAGAGACCTGGGAAGTTTTTACATGTAGCAGATTTAATGAGTTTAAAGACTGTGGTGATTGAAGGGTCAAATGAGCAGTGATAGGAGCTATGGAAAGGAATCAAGTAGGTACAAGGGAATGGTGTGGGATTCGTGGAGGCCTTTGTGATCAAAACCTTGTTCTTTCTGGAAAAcgagctgtgcctgctgcaacTCCAGAGCTGCCAGGAACATCTCTGAATGCCTGAGGATGAGCATCACtcagggatttttattttttaagtgtaGCTCTTACAGCTGGGCAAATGCAAGTGGGGGGTGAAGTGTTCTGTCTGTGCTGGCACTGACTGTCCTCTTTCATTATTCCCCAAATCAGTACACAGAACAGGAAGCCAAGAAATTAGGAGTGGTTGGCTGGGTTAAAAATACCAGCCAAGGAACTGTGACAGGCCAAGTTCAGGGCCCAGAAGAGAGAGTGAATGAAATCTAAGTATTTCTGtgttagtttgttttgtttttttttcttactctCATTAAAGTAATTTACAAAAGTGTTTTTAATACAAAGTGACAAGTAGATCTGTGTCAGTAACGTAACAGTGTTTTCATTCAGCTCTGCAGGTAAGGAGGTGCATTCTTTAAGCTGTGAACAGTCTTTAACTTGAAAAATACTGTGTTTTCATTTCTAGTGTCACACAGTTTGCTAATGTATTTCCTTAACATCCTCATTTCTTCTGAAATGAGAAGAAAGTCTTTATTCATGTGACTAAAGATCTGGTTTTTAATTCATCAAAACCTCtcttgttaagaaaaaaaaattgaggaaTATCTTTAAATGTTTTCTTAGTCTGTGCTTTAAAAACAGCTTAAAGGATACTGGGTttatatatgattttttttctgattaaaaaaCCCCTCTAATACATAAATACACATTTTGGCCAAGGCCTGCAGTCTCTGCCATTTGGAAATGAGTTTTGAGGTACTTTGGGATCTTTTAAAGAATGGGTAATAATTTTCATTATGAGGTTTCCAGGAGCTTAAAGCTCTCATTGAGGAGATGATGCCTGGAAAAACACAAAGGCTCATTGAGTTATTTCCAACTATCATTTTCTGCAAGTGTGTACAGGGGGATTGTTGGgaactttaaaaaaatccttcaggGGTTTGTTCTCTCAACAAAGAATGAGTGAGGGCAGAACTTTCCTTTCCTAGATAAATTAGCAGTGCATGTTCTGCCAACACTTTCCCATACAGGAATTGCTTCAAAACTGAACTTGGGTGAAGAGAAGTTGGCTTTGTGCCCACAAAAGTGTTGCACATTCTAGTCAGGAGATGTAAATTATTTCCAATCATTTTCCTTGGTGTTGTGCTTAACATGAGGTTACTTATCTTGGGCTGCAAAACATTTACAAAGCCAGAGAAATATCAGGTTTTTTCTTGTATCAAGTTTGCACTTGATTTTTGAAAGAGTTTGTTAATATCCAGATCTCTTTACGCTTTGTGAATTTCAGTGTTGGTGCCACGTTTTTATTTAACTTGGAACATGAAACTGACCACATAAGAAACCAGGGTTTGTTTGCTATTTGTTATCTtactttttcatttaaaaacacaGATCCAGCAGAAATAAAAAGTTGTTTTCAGTAGCTGCTCTTTTATTTCATGTTGGAAATCACTGTGTTCCTCTGATGTAGGAATAATGTGGCAATGTGAAGTCAAAGTGTGGTTTTTGATGCATGGATTATTAAATTTGGGGTCCTGGAGTAAAATTGTGAAATAGGAAGTGTTTTCCTTGTGTCCTCTGTACTCTCCAGTGTGTGGAAAAGGCAGTGAGTTTATTTTTGTAATTAACTTGGTGAGattgcatgtgaaaagggaacTC comes from Melospiza melodia melodia isolate bMelMel2 chromosome 3, bMelMel2.pri, whole genome shotgun sequence and encodes:
- the ACYP2 gene encoding acylphosphatase-2, which translates into the protein MSAPARVSGALKSVDYEVFGRVQGVCFRMYTEQEAKKLGVVGWVKNTSQGTVTGQVQGPEERVNEMKSWLSKVGSPSSRIDKTNFSNEKEISKLDFSDFNTRY